One Streptomyces sp. B21-105 genomic region harbors:
- a CDS encoding GH1 family beta-glucosidase, which yields MYRDSIDRGHLAFPPDFILGAATAAYQIEGGAREGGRGSSIWDTFSHAPGKTAEGATGDVAADHYHRVEVDLDLMASLHLDAYRFSISWPRVMPTGEGEANPEGLEFYSRLVDGLLARGIKPIVTLNHWDLPQALEDRYGGWRGRETAFAFEKYAEIVGAALGDRVAVWSTHNEPWNNSFAGYGNGVFAPGGKSHADALKAAHHLNLSHGLAVAALRRTVTNAEAQISVVLNIFRIEAETPEDAEAARRFDAVANRVFTGPMLRGNYPADLLQDTRAFTDWSFVLPGDLEICHQPIDLLGVNYYEVMHVRLNQDFDPSAESSGGTPFPGSERIEFVRRDELARTVMDWGIEPRGLEDHLVALSKEFPELPIMVMENGAAFEDVVDDSGGRRVVVDRDRTQFLIDHVTAAHRARERGARVVGYLVWSLLDNFEWVMGYGPRFGIIRVDYDTHERIPKLSAHWFAELCATKVVPALAGR from the coding sequence ATGTATCGCGACTCCATCGACCGCGGGCACTTGGCGTTCCCGCCCGACTTCATCCTCGGCGCCGCGACCGCCGCGTACCAGATCGAGGGTGGCGCGAGGGAGGGCGGTCGAGGCTCGTCCATCTGGGACACGTTCAGCCACGCCCCGGGGAAGACTGCTGAGGGGGCGACCGGGGACGTCGCCGCGGACCACTATCACCGCGTCGAGGTCGATCTCGACCTGATGGCCTCGCTCCACCTCGACGCCTACCGGTTCTCCATCTCCTGGCCGCGCGTGATGCCCACGGGCGAGGGCGAAGCGAATCCGGAGGGTCTGGAGTTCTACTCGCGCCTCGTCGACGGACTGCTCGCACGCGGCATCAAGCCGATCGTGACGCTCAACCACTGGGACCTCCCGCAGGCATTGGAGGATCGCTACGGCGGCTGGCGAGGGCGGGAAACCGCATTCGCCTTCGAGAAGTACGCGGAGATCGTGGGGGCGGCCCTCGGGGACCGGGTCGCCGTCTGGTCAACCCACAACGAGCCGTGGAACAACTCCTTCGCCGGGTACGGCAATGGCGTGTTCGCGCCTGGCGGTAAGAGCCATGCAGATGCGCTCAAGGCTGCGCACCACCTCAACCTTTCCCACGGACTCGCGGTGGCAGCACTGCGGCGCACCGTGACCAATGCCGAAGCACAGATTTCCGTGGTGCTCAACATCTTCCGCATCGAAGCCGAGACCCCCGAGGACGCCGAAGCCGCGCGTCGGTTCGACGCTGTGGCCAACCGCGTGTTCACAGGGCCCATGCTCCGCGGGAACTATCCGGCCGATCTGCTGCAAGACACCCGGGCTTTCACCGACTGGAGCTTCGTTCTGCCGGGCGACTTGGAGATCTGCCACCAGCCCATCGACCTGCTCGGCGTCAACTACTACGAGGTCATGCACGTACGTCTGAATCAGGACTTCGACCCCAGCGCCGAAAGCTCCGGCGGCACGCCCTTCCCGGGCTCGGAGCGCATCGAGTTCGTCCGCCGCGACGAGCTGGCGCGAACGGTGATGGACTGGGGGATCGAACCACGAGGCCTCGAGGATCATCTGGTCGCCCTTTCCAAGGAGTTCCCCGAACTGCCGATCATGGTGATGGAGAACGGCGCGGCCTTCGAGGACGTGGTCGACGACTCGGGTGGCCGGCGCGTGGTCGTCGACCGCGACCGAACACAGTTCCTCATCGATCACGTCACGGCGGCTCATCGTGCTCGCGAGAGGGGCGCCCGCGTTGTCGGGTACCTCGTGTGGTCGCTGCTCGACAACTTCGAATGGGTCATGGGATACGGCCCGCGGTTCGGCATCATCCGGGTCGACTACGACACCCACGAGCGCATTCCGAAACTGAGCGCGCACTGGTTCGCGGAATTGTGTGCCACGAAGGTCGTCCCGGCCCTCGCCGGCCGCTGA
- a CDS encoding endo-1,4-beta-xylanase yields the protein MSPENELKWKFVQPTEGDFEFGGLDRLVDFVEDNDMVVKGHGLISQCCNPEYVTDVTDPDELRAVMKTHFNTIMDRYAGKMDRWDVMTEPFSTFGGTGLAPNHFYEVLGEDYIAEAFRIAHAADPEAKLFINEALVEFYPAKRQELYDLVAGMVADGVPIDGVGFEMHETQAGPEPGVITEMTKSYQKLGLEVAITELDVHTYDVDQQTQIYGDVMAEALAAGIRDISFWGFTDKHAYTWLPGAKPLMFDEEYNPKPAYYATRDALRNFVSASSAAGAGTLSNTSGWTHGLHDGNYSVKMNLWHGTPGSFFRLYENDKLVAARVPTTVSGTSQSVVTEFKDRPNGTYAYRAELINSKGTTSTNTTTVTVTDAAPGKPVVSHDNWDKDGTFTATANLWWGTNATSYTFYLDGAVVGEGQLAADSPNAQSPQVALSGVPKGKHSLKVVLTNARGSTESDPVDVTVA from the coding sequence TTGTCTCCCGAGAACGAGCTGAAGTGGAAATTCGTCCAGCCCACGGAGGGCGACTTCGAGTTCGGGGGCCTCGACCGGCTCGTCGACTTCGTTGAAGACAACGACATGGTAGTCAAGGGACACGGGCTCATCTCCCAGTGCTGCAACCCGGAATACGTGACCGACGTCACCGACCCGGACGAGTTGCGCGCGGTCATGAAGACTCACTTCAACACGATCATGGACCGCTACGCCGGAAAGATGGACCGGTGGGACGTGATGACCGAGCCGTTCTCCACCTTCGGCGGCACCGGCCTCGCGCCGAACCACTTCTACGAGGTGCTCGGCGAGGACTACATCGCGGAAGCGTTCCGGATCGCGCACGCCGCTGACCCCGAGGCGAAGCTGTTCATCAACGAGGCGTTGGTGGAGTTCTACCCGGCGAAGCGCCAGGAGCTCTACGACCTAGTGGCCGGCATGGTCGCCGACGGTGTGCCCATCGACGGGGTGGGCTTCGAGATGCACGAGACACAGGCGGGTCCCGAGCCCGGAGTCATCACAGAGATGACGAAGTCCTACCAGAAGCTCGGACTCGAAGTCGCGATCACCGAACTCGACGTGCACACCTACGACGTGGATCAGCAGACGCAGATCTACGGGGACGTCATGGCCGAGGCGCTGGCGGCCGGAATCCGGGACATCAGCTTCTGGGGCTTCACCGACAAGCACGCCTACACGTGGCTGCCGGGCGCGAAGCCCCTCATGTTCGACGAGGAGTACAACCCCAAGCCCGCGTACTACGCCACGCGCGACGCTCTGCGGAACTTCGTCTCCGCTTCCTCGGCTGCTGGCGCCGGCACCCTGTCGAACACCAGCGGGTGGACCCACGGCCTCCATGACGGCAACTACAGCGTGAAGATGAACCTTTGGCACGGCACGCCAGGCAGCTTCTTCCGTCTTTACGAGAACGACAAGCTCGTCGCCGCGCGGGTGCCCACGACAGTCAGCGGCACCTCGCAGTCAGTCGTGACCGAATTCAAGGACAGGCCCAACGGCACCTACGCGTACCGGGCCGAACTGATCAACTCGAAGGGCACCACGTCCACGAACACCACGACTGTCACGGTCACGGATGCCGCCCCGGGCAAGCCCGTGGTCAGCCACGACAACTGGGACAAGGACGGCACCTTCACCGCCACCGCGAACCTGTGGTGGGGCACCAACGCCACCTCGTACACCTTCTACCTCGACGGGGCAGTCGTCGGTGAGGGCCAGCTGGCCGCCGATTCGCCGAACGCACAGTCGCCTCAGGTAGCTCTGTCCGGGGTTCCGAAGGGCAAGCACAGCCTGAAGGTCGTCCTTACCAACGCGAGGGGATCGACCGAATCGGATCCCGTGGACGTGACGGTCGCCTGA
- a CDS encoding ABC transporter substrate-binding protein: MSKSGMRPRVLVSVAAAASLSLLLTACSDDSGTDASAATKGNVTLEFWSWTDGIEAQAEVWNKKHPETQIKFVNAAGDTAYQKLRAAVNAGTAPCLSKMDGMNLASFAADGLLTDISEVAAKHKDAYTVAAWNAVSPGGTTFGIPMGSAPLFTAYRADLFQKYGIEAPKTWDDLIAAGKKVQEKDKDVKIYNMAGEDPSSLVDLSWEAGAQWYKVDGDHWVIDFASPEALKAGDIVQQLVDNDLASNASYADPGVFKTWDLGKTIAMTSSTWQLPIYDTNFPKSKGKWQLADSPAFDTAKPQTSSNFDTTGVLKGCRYPDRAAEFAAWLSSSKESLTALTDPDSKSGLFPAVKDVSPYVDKIIPTGMFNGKSDSAQVITTAASRVGEQWQYGPNYAAMYSEMQKQWGKVMKKQLTVKDMLTSLQKWTVDDLNRKGIKAVAGS; encoded by the coding sequence ATGTCCAAGTCCGGTATGCGCCCCAGGGTCCTTGTCTCGGTGGCCGCCGCCGCTTCTCTCTCGCTGCTGCTGACCGCCTGCTCTGACGACTCCGGCACCGACGCCTCGGCGGCCACGAAGGGCAACGTCACGCTGGAGTTCTGGAGCTGGACGGACGGCATCGAGGCGCAGGCCGAGGTGTGGAACAAGAAGCACCCCGAGACGCAGATCAAGTTCGTCAACGCTGCGGGTGACACCGCTTACCAGAAGCTGCGGGCCGCGGTGAACGCGGGCACCGCGCCCTGTCTGTCCAAGATGGACGGGATGAACCTGGCGAGCTTCGCCGCCGACGGACTGCTGACCGACATCAGCGAGGTCGCGGCCAAGCACAAGGACGCGTACACGGTCGCCGCGTGGAACGCGGTCAGCCCCGGAGGCACCACCTTCGGCATTCCGATGGGGTCGGCGCCGCTGTTCACCGCCTACCGCGCGGACCTGTTCCAGAAGTACGGGATCGAGGCCCCGAAGACCTGGGACGACCTGATCGCCGCGGGCAAGAAGGTCCAGGAGAAGGACAAGGACGTCAAGATCTACAACATGGCGGGCGAGGACCCGAGCTCGCTCGTCGACCTGTCCTGGGAGGCCGGCGCGCAGTGGTACAAGGTGGACGGCGACCACTGGGTCATCGACTTCGCCTCTCCCGAGGCGCTCAAGGCCGGTGACATCGTCCAGCAGCTCGTCGACAACGACCTCGCCTCCAACGCGTCGTACGCCGACCCGGGTGTCTTCAAGACCTGGGACCTCGGCAAGACCATCGCGATGACCAGCTCGACCTGGCAGCTGCCGATCTACGACACGAACTTCCCCAAGTCCAAGGGCAAGTGGCAGCTCGCCGACTCGCCGGCCTTCGACACCGCCAAGCCGCAGACCTCCAGTAACTTCGACACCACCGGCGTCCTCAAGGGCTGTAGGTACCCCGACCGCGCCGCCGAGTTCGCCGCCTGGCTGAGCAGCAGCAAGGAGTCACTGACGGCGCTCACCGACCCGGACTCCAAGTCGGGCCTGTTCCCCGCCGTCAAGGACGTCTCGCCGTACGTCGACAAGATCATCCCGACCGGGATGTTCAACGGGAAGTCGGACAGCGCGCAGGTGATTACCACGGCGGCCTCGCGGGTCGGCGAGCAGTGGCAGTACGGGCCGAACTACGCGGCGATGTACTCCGAGATGCAGAAGCAGTGGGGCAAGGTCATGAAGAAGCAGCTGACGGTCAAGGACATGCTGACCTCGCTGCAGAAGTGGACCGTGGACGACCTCAACCGCAAGGGCATCAAGGCCGTCGCCGGCAGCTGA
- a CDS encoding glycoside hydrolase family 127 protein, producing MNTIQAGPVHPSPRAVSPLRPASAARIEGGFWAERRRVNARISLAEGPGRLEQAGNLANFRAAAAPRTDGADTPSGTGFSGDFQFQDSDVYKWLEAACWQLADTPDETLATEVEAIVELIAAAQREDGYLQTYYQLGGGIPWTEPGWGHELYCAGHLIQAAVAHHRATGSDRLLAVARRLADHIDSVFGPGKQVDTVCGHPEVETALVELHRTTDEKRYLDLARYFLERRGHGTLSSGADRGHDRDPGPEYWQDHTPVRAADEVTGHAVRQLYLLAGAADLAAETGDTELRTALERLWRDMVTTKTYLTGAVGSRHDWEAFGDAHELPADRAYAETCAAIASVHFSWRMALLTGEARYSDLVERTLFNGFLAGAGLDGRTWLYVNPLHRRARSHERPGDQTAHRTPWFRCACCPPNVMRLLAGLPHYLATADDSGLQLHQYATGVYGGDGLTVRVTTEYPWEGTVTVTVDEAPTALPRTLSLRLPAWCADHTLTVNGTTVEDGADSGWLRITRAFTPGDTVRLDLAMPARLTVPSSRVDAVRGCAAVERGPLVYCLERTDQPGRLDPDTIAVPPDTPLTVRSRPELLGGVRTVSVAGNRLRADDTSGDWPYLPYTSATSGEPHESVELTAVPYYAWANREPGAMRVWLPLAARG from the coding sequence TTGAACACCATTCAGGCCGGACCGGTCCACCCCTCCCCACGTGCCGTCTCACCCCTGCGTCCCGCCTCCGCGGCCCGCATCGAGGGCGGCTTCTGGGCCGAACGTCGCCGGGTCAACGCCCGGATCTCCCTCGCCGAGGGCCCGGGGCGGCTGGAGCAGGCCGGCAACCTGGCCAACTTCCGTGCCGCCGCGGCCCCGCGCACCGACGGCGCGGACACCCCGTCCGGCACCGGCTTCTCCGGCGACTTCCAGTTCCAGGACTCCGACGTCTACAAGTGGCTGGAAGCCGCCTGCTGGCAGCTCGCGGACACTCCCGACGAGACACTCGCCACCGAGGTCGAAGCCATCGTCGAGCTGATCGCCGCCGCCCAGCGCGAGGACGGCTACCTCCAGACGTACTACCAGCTCGGCGGCGGCATTCCCTGGACCGAGCCGGGCTGGGGACACGAGCTGTACTGCGCGGGACATCTGATCCAGGCCGCCGTGGCGCACCACCGGGCCACCGGTTCCGACCGGCTGCTCGCCGTGGCCCGCCGGCTCGCGGACCACATCGACTCCGTCTTCGGCCCTGGCAAGCAGGTGGACACCGTCTGTGGCCATCCCGAGGTGGAGACCGCCCTCGTCGAACTCCACCGGACGACCGACGAGAAGCGGTACCTGGACCTCGCCCGCTACTTCCTGGAACGCCGCGGTCACGGCACCCTCTCCTCCGGCGCCGACCGGGGCCACGACCGCGACCCGGGGCCCGAGTACTGGCAGGACCACACGCCGGTCCGCGCGGCGGACGAGGTCACCGGCCACGCCGTACGCCAGCTCTACCTCCTCGCCGGAGCCGCCGACCTGGCCGCGGAGACCGGCGACACGGAACTCCGCACGGCGCTGGAGCGGCTGTGGCGGGACATGGTCACGACCAAGACCTACCTCACCGGCGCCGTCGGCTCCCGGCACGACTGGGAGGCCTTCGGCGACGCCCACGAACTGCCGGCCGACCGCGCCTACGCCGAGACCTGCGCCGCCATCGCCTCCGTCCACTTCTCCTGGCGCATGGCCCTGCTCACCGGCGAGGCCCGCTACTCCGACCTCGTCGAGCGCACCCTGTTCAACGGCTTCCTGGCCGGCGCCGGTCTCGACGGCCGCACCTGGCTGTACGTCAACCCGCTTCATCGGCGGGCCCGTTCACACGAACGCCCCGGCGACCAGACCGCCCACCGCACCCCCTGGTTCCGCTGCGCGTGCTGCCCGCCCAACGTCATGCGCCTGCTCGCCGGGCTCCCGCACTACCTGGCCACAGCCGACGACAGCGGTCTGCAACTGCACCAGTACGCCACGGGCGTCTACGGCGGCGACGGCCTCACCGTACGGGTGACGACGGAGTATCCGTGGGAGGGCACGGTGACCGTCACCGTGGACGAGGCTCCCACCGCCCTGCCGCGCACGCTCTCCCTACGCCTGCCGGCGTGGTGCGCCGACCACACCCTGACCGTGAACGGCACCACCGTCGAAGACGGGGCCGACTCCGGCTGGCTGCGCATCACCCGCGCGTTCACCCCCGGCGACACCGTCCGCCTCGACCTCGCGATGCCGGCCCGGCTCACCGTCCCTTCCTCACGCGTCGACGCCGTCCGGGGCTGCGCCGCCGTCGAACGCGGTCCGCTGGTCTACTGCCTGGAGCGGACCGACCAACCGGGGCGCCTGGACCCGGACACGATCGCTGTGCCGCCGGACACGCCACTGACCGTGCGCAGCCGCCCCGAACTGCTCGGCGGGGTGCGAACGGTGAGCGTCGCGGGGAACCGGCTCCGCGCCGACGATACGTCCGGCGACTGGCCCTACCTGCCGTACACGTCGGCGACTTCCGGCGAACCCCACGAGAGCGTCGAGCTGACGGCGGTGCCGTACTACGCCTGGGCCAACCGCGAGCCGGGCGCCATGCGGGTCTGGCTGCCGCTGGCCGCCCGCGGGTAG
- a CDS encoding hydroxyacid dehydrogenase: protein MHTSVPPFALFAMNPVHLPELFPPPLLTRLQQLARVDLTLVAQDFSDPAVAEALGRAEVLVTGWGCPHLGAEVLAAAPRLRAVMHAGGSVRHLVGEPFWERGLTLSSAVRANALPVAEYTLAAILLAGKDAFGLRERFRAEHVYPAATEYVTVGNLGRRVGLIGASRVGRRVLELLRPFELSVSLHDPYVDAAQAAELGAVPLGLDELLRTSDIVSVHAPDTPQTHHMLNRERLALIPDGGVLINTSRGALVDHTALTEELVNGRLSAILDVTDPEPLPADSPLYRLPNVFLTPHIAGSLGNELARLGGTVVTELERLTTGLPPAHPVHRAELAISA, encoded by the coding sequence ATGCATACGTCAGTGCCGCCGTTCGCCCTCTTCGCCATGAATCCGGTACATCTGCCCGAACTCTTCCCGCCTCCGCTGCTGACCCGCCTCCAGCAACTGGCGCGGGTCGACCTCACGCTCGTCGCCCAGGACTTCTCCGATCCCGCCGTGGCCGAGGCCCTGGGCCGCGCCGAGGTACTGGTCACCGGCTGGGGCTGCCCGCACCTCGGCGCGGAGGTACTGGCGGCGGCGCCGCGACTGCGCGCCGTCATGCACGCCGGCGGCAGCGTCCGCCACCTCGTGGGTGAGCCGTTCTGGGAGCGCGGTCTCACCCTCTCCAGCGCGGTGCGGGCCAACGCCCTGCCCGTGGCCGAGTACACGCTCGCCGCGATCCTGCTGGCCGGCAAGGACGCCTTCGGGCTGCGCGAACGCTTCCGGGCCGAGCACGTCTACCCCGCTGCGACGGAGTACGTGACGGTCGGCAACCTCGGCCGCCGGGTCGGTCTGATCGGCGCCTCCCGGGTGGGCCGCCGGGTCCTGGAACTGCTGCGGCCCTTCGAGCTGTCGGTGAGCCTCCACGACCCCTACGTCGACGCCGCCCAGGCCGCGGAACTGGGCGCGGTCCCGCTGGGCCTCGACGAGTTGCTGCGCACCAGTGACATCGTCAGCGTGCACGCCCCCGACACCCCGCAGACCCATCACATGCTCAACCGCGAGCGGCTGGCGCTCATCCCCGACGGCGGCGTCCTCATCAACACCTCACGGGGCGCCCTCGTCGACCACACCGCGCTCACCGAGGAACTGGTGAACGGCCGGCTCAGCGCGATCCTGGACGTCACCGACCCCGAGCCGCTGCCCGCGGACTCCCCGCTCTACCGCCTTCCGAACGTGTTCCTCACGCCGCACATCGCCGGCTCCCTCGGCAACGAACTGGCCCGCCTCGGCGGCACGGTGGTGACGGAACTGGAACGCCTGACGACGGGGCTGCCGCCTGCCCACCCGGTCCACCGGGCCGAACTGGCGATCAGCGCCTGA
- a CDS encoding LacI family DNA-binding transcriptional regulator yields MSVATVSRALAGNYPVSAATRERIMAAVESLHYVVNVHAKALSGRVAGPVALVLRDITGPSLAHVAAGVEQEAALRGRLSLVCATHGDTAREDDLVQLMREQHAAAVVLVGGAVQDEVYFQRMTEYARALDAAGSRLVLVGRPPLPGHHPVTVVDYDNRGGAFQAADHLFVQGHRRVLFLGGDPQLSTGAQRREGYLHALRAHGVEYAEELDVPGPYTRVSGYQRTRDALKAGVDFTGVLAGTDMVALGALAALRDAGLNVPRDISLVGFDDVPFASDLTPSLTSVRVPYEDLGRTAVRLALEHSERISGDDHVVLSTQLVIRQSVRRPRP; encoded by the coding sequence GTGTCGGTAGCAACCGTTTCCAGGGCCCTGGCCGGCAACTATCCCGTGTCGGCCGCCACCCGGGAGCGCATCATGGCTGCCGTGGAGTCGCTGCACTACGTGGTGAACGTCCACGCCAAAGCCCTCTCCGGTCGGGTGGCCGGTCCCGTCGCACTGGTCCTGCGGGACATCACCGGGCCGTCGCTGGCCCATGTCGCCGCCGGGGTCGAGCAGGAGGCGGCCCTGCGGGGCCGGCTGAGCCTGGTCTGCGCCACTCACGGAGACACTGCCCGCGAGGACGACCTGGTGCAGTTGATGCGCGAGCAGCACGCGGCCGCGGTGGTCCTCGTCGGCGGGGCAGTGCAGGACGAGGTCTACTTCCAGCGCATGACCGAGTACGCGCGCGCCCTGGACGCCGCCGGGTCACGTCTGGTCCTGGTCGGCCGCCCGCCCCTGCCCGGGCATCACCCAGTCACCGTCGTGGACTACGACAACCGCGGAGGCGCCTTCCAGGCCGCAGACCATCTGTTCGTCCAAGGCCACCGGCGCGTCCTCTTCCTGGGCGGCGACCCACAACTCAGTACGGGGGCGCAACGGAGGGAGGGCTACCTCCACGCCCTGCGCGCGCACGGCGTGGAGTACGCGGAAGAACTGGACGTCCCCGGTCCGTACACCCGCGTCTCCGGCTACCAGCGCACGAGGGACGCGCTGAAGGCGGGGGTCGATTTCACGGGCGTCCTCGCGGGGACGGACATGGTGGCCCTCGGTGCGTTGGCCGCGCTCCGCGACGCCGGCCTGAACGTCCCCCGGGACATCTCCCTGGTGGGCTTCGACGACGTCCCCTTCGCCTCGGACCTGACCCCGTCGCTCACGTCGGTCCGGGTGCCGTACGAGGATCTCGGCAGAACAGCGGTCCGGCTCGCCCTGGAGCACAGCGAACGCATCAGCGGCGACGACCATGTCGTCCTCAGTACGCAACTGGTGATCCGTCAGTCCGTACGCCGCCCCCGTCCGTAA
- a CDS encoding carbohydrate ABC transporter permease, whose product MSAAVSGGGVRPTRRAVALTTGLLVLFLIYSLAPTWFLIVSATKNQTDLYSTFGLWFSSNHLADNVQEIWTYHDGVFNRWIGNSILYSTLGAAGSTLVSLAAGYGLSKFDFRGRGAFFAVIVGASLLPSTLLAFPLYLVFAQIGLTNTIWSVLIPYFINPFGVYLGKVYADSSVPTELMEAARLDGAGELRIFWSVALRLMRTGGITIFMLEFINIWNNFFLPLFMLTGERTFPVSLGLYSWLQQAQTARDMNTLVLTGSLLSIVPLAVFMFALQKYWRSGILMGSLK is encoded by the coding sequence ATGAGCGCTGCCGTATCCGGGGGCGGCGTGCGCCCCACCCGCCGCGCGGTGGCGCTCACCACCGGCCTGCTGGTCCTCTTCCTGATCTACTCACTCGCCCCGACGTGGTTCCTGATCGTCTCCGCGACCAAGAACCAGACGGACCTGTACTCCACCTTCGGACTGTGGTTCTCCTCCAACCACCTGGCGGACAACGTCCAGGAGATCTGGACCTACCACGACGGGGTGTTCAACCGCTGGATCGGCAACTCGATCCTCTACTCCACACTCGGCGCGGCCGGTTCCACCCTGGTCTCGCTCGCCGCCGGGTACGGGCTGTCGAAGTTCGACTTCCGGGGCCGGGGCGCGTTCTTCGCGGTCATCGTCGGTGCCTCGCTGCTGCCGAGCACCCTGCTGGCCTTCCCGCTGTACCTCGTCTTCGCCCAGATCGGCCTGACCAACACCATCTGGTCGGTACTCATCCCGTACTTCATCAATCCGTTCGGGGTCTACCTGGGCAAGGTGTACGCGGACAGCTCCGTCCCCACCGAACTGATGGAAGCGGCCCGTCTCGACGGCGCCGGGGAGCTGCGGATCTTCTGGTCGGTCGCGCTGCGGCTGATGCGGACCGGCGGCATCACCATCTTCATGCTCGAATTCATCAACATCTGGAACAACTTCTTCCTGCCCCTGTTCATGCTCACCGGTGAGCGCACGTTCCCTGTGAGCCTCGGGCTGTACTCCTGGCTCCAGCAGGCGCAGACCGCCCGCGACATGAACACCCTCGTCCTCACCGGGTCCCTGTTGTCCATCGTTCCGCTCGCGGTCTTCATGTTCGCGCTCCAGAAGTACTGGCGCAGCGGAATCCTCATGGGCAGCCTCAAGTAA
- a CDS encoding carbohydrate ABC transporter permease, producing MSTLTRPPKVATDSPARRPSPRRAGSRGAHKGLLFALPFLLGFLATYVVPIGYAFSQSLREKKSSGLGFGPTRVVFTGFSNFASILGDGAFWSSMLRTLLFGAAQITVMLGLSLLLALLLDGVAARAVRFFRAALLIPYVVPAVVSTVIWLFLYSPTGSPLLDLAHGAGTDITFFGGLNTYLSLGNLLTWQGIGFNMILISASLQALPRELYEAARLDGAREWRIAWSVKIPNITGILVLTGMFSLIGRLQLFAEPLLLRQIAPESINTDFTPMMEIYDKAFKTGDYQYAAAESLVLAVVTGILAFVFYRATNRKMS from the coding sequence GTGTCCACCCTGACGCGACCCCCCAAGGTCGCCACCGACTCCCCGGCCCGGCGGCCCTCCCCCCGCCGGGCCGGGAGCCGGGGAGCCCACAAGGGACTGCTGTTCGCACTGCCCTTCCTGCTCGGCTTCCTGGCCACGTACGTCGTGCCGATCGGCTATGCCTTCAGCCAGAGCCTGAGGGAGAAGAAGAGCAGCGGGCTGGGCTTCGGCCCGACCCGGGTCGTCTTCACCGGCTTCTCCAACTTCGCCTCCATCCTCGGCGACGGCGCCTTCTGGTCGAGCATGCTGCGCACGCTGCTGTTCGGAGCGGCTCAGATCACGGTGATGCTGGGCCTGTCGCTGCTGCTCGCCCTGCTCCTGGACGGGGTGGCCGCCCGTGCGGTGCGGTTCTTCCGCGCGGCGCTGCTCATCCCGTACGTGGTGCCCGCCGTGGTGTCCACCGTGATCTGGCTGTTCCTCTACAGCCCGACGGGCTCTCCGCTGCTCGACCTCGCGCACGGCGCCGGCACGGACATCACCTTCTTCGGCGGCCTCAACACCTACCTCTCCCTGGGCAATCTGCTGACCTGGCAGGGGATCGGCTTCAACATGATCCTGATCTCCGCCTCGCTACAGGCGCTGCCCCGCGAGCTGTACGAGGCGGCCCGACTGGACGGGGCCAGGGAGTGGCGGATCGCCTGGTCGGTCAAGATTCCCAACATCACCGGCATCCTGGTGCTGACCGGCATGTTCTCCCTCATCGGGAGGCTGCAGCTGTTCGCCGAACCACTGCTGCTGCGGCAGATCGCGCCGGAGTCGATCAACACCGACTTCACTCCGATGATGGAGATCTACGACAAGGCGTTCAAGACCGGTGACTACCAGTACGCCGCCGCCGAGTCGCTGGTCCTGGCCGTGGTCACCGGCATCCTCGCCTTCGTCTTCTACCGGGCCACGAACAGGAAGATGTCATGA